A single Chlamydia suis DNA region contains:
- the ftsW gene encoding putative lipid II flippase FtsW, producing MKWFLISCLLGIFSLGLIMVFDTSSAEVLDRALACSTHKALIRQITYLGLGFAIASFVYALGWKDFLKMSPTLLIIAGVALVLVLIPGVGVCRNGARRWLGVGQLTLQPSEFVKYLIPCVAIECLTTKASIRNSFKHFVAFVAVLFIPICLIAIEPDNGSAAVIAFSLIPVFIVTAVRLRYWLIPLLCILCVGGVFAYRLPYVRNRLQVYLHPELDIKGKGHQPYQAKIAAGSGRLFGKGPGKGLQKLTYLPEAQNDYIAAIYAEEFGFVGMLLLILLYMGFIYSGYVIAMKASLLSGATLAISITVIIGMQAFINLGVVSGLLPSKGVNLPFFSQGGSSLIANMCGVGLLLRICDEENQQGCIGSWGNGRAHHPSVISQRDFY from the coding sequence ATGAAATGGTTCCTGATTTCCTGTTTGTTGGGAATTTTTTCTCTTGGGCTGATTATGGTATTCGATACCTCATCAGCGGAGGTGTTGGATCGAGCTTTGGCGTGCAGCACGCACAAAGCTTTGATCCGGCAGATCACCTATCTAGGGTTAGGTTTTGCCATTGCTTCGTTTGTTTATGCCCTAGGGTGGAAAGATTTTCTTAAGATGAGCCCAACGCTTCTCATTATTGCGGGCGTAGCTTTGGTTTTGGTTCTTATTCCTGGAGTGGGAGTCTGTAGGAATGGAGCAAGACGTTGGTTGGGAGTGGGTCAACTCACATTACAGCCTTCAGAGTTCGTGAAATATTTAATCCCTTGTGTTGCTATTGAATGTCTGACCACAAAAGCCTCTATCCGAAATAGTTTTAAGCATTTTGTGGCTTTCGTTGCTGTGCTATTTATTCCTATTTGTTTGATCGCTATTGAGCCTGATAATGGATCTGCTGCAGTGATTGCTTTTTCTTTAATCCCCGTGTTTATTGTCACTGCAGTAAGATTGCGTTATTGGCTTATTCCGTTGCTGTGTATTCTCTGTGTCGGAGGAGTGTTTGCTTATCGGCTTCCTTATGTACGCAATCGTTTACAGGTCTATTTACATCCAGAATTAGATATTAAAGGGAAAGGACATCAACCATATCAAGCAAAGATCGCAGCAGGATCTGGAAGACTTTTTGGTAAGGGGCCAGGGAAAGGATTGCAGAAGCTAACCTATCTTCCTGAGGCGCAGAATGATTATATTGCCGCTATTTATGCAGAAGAGTTTGGCTTTGTTGGAATGCTCCTATTGATTCTTCTATACATGGGATTTATTTATAGCGGGTATGTCATTGCCATGAAAGCTTCTCTTTTATCTGGAGCAACGCTCGCTATTTCCATCACAGTGATTATTGGAATGCAAGCTTTTATCAATTTAGGAGTGGTTTCTGGGTTGCTGCCTAGTAAGGGGGTAAATCTTCCTTTTTTTAGTCAGGGAGGATCTTCTCTCATTGCGAATATGTGTGGCGTTGGATTGCTATTAAGGATATGTGATGAAGAAAATCAACAAGGTTGTATTGGCAGTTGGGGGAACGGGAGGGCACATCATCCCAGCGTTATCAGCCAGAGAGACTTTTATTAA